The following DNA comes from Candidatus Methanomethylophilaceae archaeon.
TCGGAATCATCGAAAAAAACGGGCTCCTGAGCGACGGCCGGCATCGCCCAAGAGCGTCGGTTTCCGTGGGGTCAAAGGGTCGACATGACTTTCTTGATCCTGCCCATGCCGTCGCGGATCTGCTCCTCGGAGGCCGCATAGGAGATTCTGAAGAAACCTTCCCCTCCGGGGCCGAAGGCGGTTCCGGGCGTGACGGCCACATGGCCTTCCTTGAGCAGGATCTCCGCCAATTTCGCGGACGGTATGTCCCTGTTGTATTTCGGGAAGACATAGAAGGCTCCCTTCGGGACGTTGCACTGGAACCCGGGAATCTCATGCAGAAGGTCCATGACCAGGTCGCGGCGCCTCCTGAATTCCTTCACCATGCTGATTTTGGAGTCCTGCGGGCCGTTTATTGCCTCGACCGCCGCCTTCTGGACGAAAGACACGGCACAGGATATGGAATGCGACTGGAGCTTGTTGATGGCTTTGATGTCTTCGGCGGGAGCGACCGCCCATCCGAGCCTCCATCCGGTCATCGCATACGATTTCGAGAGCCCAGATACGAGGATGGTATTGTCAAACATCCCGGGGAACGACGCTATGGAAGTGTGCTTCCCCTCGTAGACTATGCTCGAATAGATCTCGTCCGAAAGGACCTTGATGCCATGGGCCATCGCGATGTCCGCTATCTGCCTCAGGGAATCGCTTGGCATGACGCATCCGGTGGGATTGGACGGGGTGTTGATGACGATCATCTTCGTCTTGGGGGTGATTGCCGCCTCCACCGCCGCCGGGTCCATGACGAAGCCGTCCTCGAAGCGCGTGGGAACGTATACGGGAACGCCCCCGGCCAAACGCACGCATGCCTCGTACGAAACCCACGACGGGTCCGACAGGATCACCTCGTCGCCGGGATCGATGTAAGCCAGAGCGACCATGAAAATGGCCTGCTTGCATGGGGTCACGAGGACGTTGGACGCGTCGCAGGGCACTCCGCACT
Coding sequences within:
- a CDS encoding pyridoxal phosphate-dependent aminotransferase: MVSKRIQEIPASGTIAISNLVSQMKSEGVDVVSFSMGEPDFVTPSNIIDSCCESLREGFTHYTPSMGIPELRKAIADSTREECGVPCDASNVLVTPCKQAIFMVALAYIDPGDEVILSDPSWVSYEACVRLAGGVPVYVPTRFEDGFVMDPAAVEAAITPKTKMIVINTPSNPTGCVMPSDSLRQIADIAMAHGIKVLSDEIYSSIVYEGKHTSIASFPGMFDNTILVSGLSKSYAMTGWRLGWAVAPAEDIKAINKLQSHSISCAVSFVQKAAVEAINGPQDSKISMVKEFRRRRDLVMDLLHEIPGFQCNVPKGAFYVFPKYNRDIPSAKLAEILLKEGHVAVTPGTAFGPGGEGFFRISYAASEEQIRDGMGRIKKVMSTL